The Halalkalibacter krulwichiae genome has a segment encoding these proteins:
- a CDS encoding sulfurtransferase TusA family protein: METIKFDQLVDAKGLACPMPIVRTKKAMNELEPGKVLEIQATDKGSTADIKAWAQSTGHQYLGTVEEGDVLKHYLRKATGEEKEEKKHPHVVNNEELQAKLTNKEDILVLDVRESAEYAFNHIPGTKSIPLGELENRLNELSKDADIYVVCRTGSRSDLAAQKLTEAGFKKVINVVPGMSEWTHPTDSLSK; encoded by the coding sequence ATGGAAACTATTAAATTTGATCAACTAGTAGATGCAAAAGGATTAGCATGTCCAATGCCAATCGTTCGTACAAAAAAAGCAATGAATGAGCTCGAACCAGGAAAAGTATTAGAAATTCAAGCAACAGATAAAGGATCAACTGCTGATATTAAGGCGTGGGCACAGAGCACTGGACATCAATATTTAGGAACGGTTGAAGAGGGCGATGTGTTAAAACATTATCTTCGTAAGGCGACTGGGGAAGAGAAAGAAGAGAAGAAACACCCACATGTTGTAAACAACGAGGAACTTCAAGCAAAGTTAACTAACAAAGAAGATATTCTAGTGTTAGATGTACGTGAATCAGCTGAATATGCTTTCAATCATATTCCTGGGACAAAATCCATTCCACTTGGTGAGCTTGAGAATCGTTTAAATGAACTAAGCAAGGATGCAGATATTTATGTTGTGTGTCGTACTGGAAGCCGTAGTGATTTAGCCGCACAAAAGTTAACCGAAGCAGGATTTAAAAAAGTGATTAATGTCGTACCTGGAATGAGTGAATGGACTCATCCAACAGATAGTCTCAGTAAATAG
- a CDS encoding rhodanese-like domain-containing protein, whose protein sequence is MKEITPKEVERLVNPNIIDVRETDEVAAGHIPGSVNIPLGLLEFRLHELDKTKEYIIVCRSGARSGRATEFLSSHGFHATNMVGGMMNWEGNVQ, encoded by the coding sequence ATGAAAGAAATCACACCTAAAGAAGTAGAACGTCTCGTTAACCCCAATATTATTGATGTTCGTGAAACGGATGAGGTAGCAGCAGGGCATATACCTGGGAGTGTAAACATTCCGCTTGGATTACTAGAATTTCGTCTACATGAACTAGACAAAACGAAAGAATATATTATTGTTTGTCGCTCTGGTGCTAGAAGTGGAAGAGCCACTGAGTTTCTGTCAAGTCACGGGTTTCATGCTACCAATATGGTTGGAGGCATGATGAACTGGGAAGGGAACGTTCAGTAA
- a CDS encoding rhodanese-like domain-containing protein, which yields MDVIINVIVVGLVAFFLINKFMPVKGVKQISASELKKELKRKDVQFIDVRTSGEFSRNKINTFKNIPLHELSQKASQLSKEKEVVVICQSGMRSNKATKVLSKMGFKKITNVKGGMSAWN from the coding sequence ATGGATGTAATCATTAATGTAATAGTTGTTGGCTTAGTAGCATTCTTTTTAATCAATAAGTTCATGCCTGTTAAAGGTGTAAAACAAATTTCAGCGAGTGAGCTTAAAAAAGAGTTAAAGAGAAAAGATGTTCAATTTATTGATGTAAGAACATCTGGTGAGTTTTCTAGAAATAAAATTAACACATTTAAAAATATTCCTCTTCATGAGCTTTCTCAGAAGGCAAGCCAGTTATCAAAAGAGAAAGAAGTTGTAGTTATTTGCCAGAGTGGAATGCGTAGCAATAAAGCAACAAAAGTATTAAGTAAAATGGGCTTTAAAAAAATCACAAACGTAAAAGGCGGTATGAGCGCTTGGAACTAA
- a CDS encoding DsrE/DsrF/DrsH-like family protein has product MTDKKKTTIILFSGDYDKAMAAFIIANGAAAYDHEVTIFSTFWGLNAFRKDEHVPVKKGFLEKMFAKMMPRGADNMGLSNMNFGGMGQKMIKHVMKKHNAMPLPDLVEMAQEQGVKLVACTMTMDLLGLQKEELIDGLEYAGVAAYLADAEEGNVNLFI; this is encoded by the coding sequence ATGACAGACAAAAAGAAAACAACGATTATTTTATTTAGCGGTGATTATGATAAAGCAATGGCAGCTTTTATTATCGCAAACGGTGCTGCAGCCTATGATCATGAAGTAACAATCTTCTCAACATTTTGGGGACTAAACGCTTTTAGAAAAGATGAACACGTACCAGTGAAAAAAGGATTCTTAGAAAAGATGTTTGCAAAAATGATGCCACGAGGCGCTGATAACATGGGACTTTCAAATATGAACTTCGGAGGTATGGGGCAAAAAATGATTAAGCATGTCATGAAAAAGCATAATGCGATGCCGCTACCTGATTTAGTTGAAATGGCTCAAGAACAAGGCGTAAAGTTAGTTGCTTGTACAATGACAATGGATCTATTAGGACTACAAAAAGAAGAGTTGATTGATGGTTTAGAATATGCTGGTGTAGCCGCATATTTAGCTGATGCAGAAGAAGGAAATGTGAATTTATTTATTTAA
- a CDS encoding sulfurtransferase TusA family protein, whose product MKADKVLDAKGLACPMPIVKTKRAINEMESGQVLETHATDKGAKNDLSAWAKSGGHELLSDTEEDRVLKFWIKKG is encoded by the coding sequence ATGAAGGCAGATAAAGTTCTTGATGCAAAAGGACTAGCTTGTCCGATGCCAATTGTAAAAACGAAGAGGGCAATAAATGAGATGGAATCAGGTCAGGTTTTAGAGACTCATGCGACCGATAAAGGAGCCAAAAATGACTTATCGGCTTGGGCAAAATCTGGTGGGCATGAGTTACTATCAGATACTGAAGAAGATCGTGTACTAAAGTTCTGGATTAAAAAAGGCTAG
- a CDS encoding metal-sensitive transcriptional regulator translates to MEYNDKMKNRVKRVEGQIRGILRMMEEGKDCKDLVVQMSASRNALDRTIGLVVSSNLEQCVREQIVKGEDTEAFIQEAVNLLVKSR, encoded by the coding sequence ATGGAATACAATGACAAAATGAAAAACAGAGTAAAACGTGTAGAAGGACAAATCAGAGGCATTCTTAGAATGATGGAAGAGGGTAAGGACTGTAAGGATCTTGTCGTTCAGATGTCAGCCTCAAGAAATGCGTTGGACCGAACGATTGGTTTAGTCGTAAGCTCTAACTTAGAGCAGTGTGTCCGCGAGCAAATTGTAAAAGGAGAAGACACAGAAGCGTTTATTCAAGAAGCTGTGAACTTATTAGTAAAAAGCAGATAA
- a CDS encoding DUF302 domain-containing protein, whose protein sequence is MFDYTIETSNTMEDTIEKLKATLMEEKFGVLWEFDIQAKLQEKGLEFNEPYKVLEVCNPHEAKRVLDKNKMVGYFLPCKIVVYTDQGKTKIGMPKPSALIQNVNDEKLNEIALDIEKRLMSAIDKSI, encoded by the coding sequence ATGTTTGATTACACAATTGAAACATCGAACACGATGGAAGATACAATTGAAAAGTTGAAAGCAACTCTTATGGAAGAAAAGTTTGGTGTCTTATGGGAGTTTGACATTCAAGCAAAGCTCCAAGAGAAAGGGTTAGAATTCAATGAACCGTATAAAGTTTTGGAAGTGTGTAATCCACATGAAGCGAAAAGAGTATTAGACAAAAATAAAATGGTTGGTTACTTTCTCCCTTGTAAAATAGTTGTTTATACAGACCAAGGAAAAACAAAAATTGGAATGCCTAAGCCATCTGCTTTAATTCAAAATGTAAATGATGAGAAATTGAATGAGATTGCCTTAGACATTGAAAAAAGATTGATGTCCGCTATAGATAAAAGTATTTAA
- a CDS encoding carbonic anhydrase, protein MQNLELRKRNEEFIREMKEYDPTFFDELKKGQAPEFFVLSCSDSRVSPSVVTQMPLGHMFVHRNIANQISIEDESFSASLSYALRHLNVKVIVIKGHTDCGGVKAAWSGNNEEELRGWIGKVRKSLPDHNLLKDVSMDELTRENVLSQVKHLQQHPIYKKYGQGVQMIGCLFHVESGELERVYPL, encoded by the coding sequence ATGCAAAATTTAGAGTTACGTAAACGAAATGAAGAATTTATAAGAGAGATGAAAGAATATGATCCAACTTTCTTTGATGAATTAAAGAAGGGGCAAGCTCCAGAATTTTTTGTGCTGTCCTGTAGCGATTCACGAGTAAGCCCTTCTGTCGTCACACAAATGCCTTTAGGGCATATGTTTGTTCATCGAAATATTGCTAATCAAATTTCTATTGAGGATGAGAGTTTTTCAGCAAGTCTTTCCTACGCTTTAAGACATTTAAATGTAAAAGTAATTGTGATCAAAGGCCATACTGATTGTGGGGGAGTCAAAGCAGCTTGGTCAGGCAATAATGAAGAAGAGCTCCGAGGTTGGATTGGCAAGGTTAGAAAAAGTTTACCGGATCACAACTTGTTAAAAGATGTTTCGATGGATGAGTTAACTAGAGAAAATGTATTATCACAAGTTAAACATCTACAACAGCATCCGATCTATAAAAAATATGGGCAAGGTGTACAAATGATTGGTTGCTTGTTTCACGTAGAGTCCGGAGAGCTTGAAAGGGTTTATCCTTTATAA
- a CDS encoding SulP family inorganic anion transporter produces the protein MFKKFIPALEWIPNYQRTDLRGDMSAGLIVAVMLIPQGMAYAMLAGLPPVIGLYASTIPIIVYALFGTSRQLAVGPVAMDSLLVLAGVSVLAEPGTAEFISLTLLLMLMVGLILFLMGLFRLGFLVNFLSNAVISGFTSAAAITIGLSQLKHLIGVNIVAEQNVFTIVWEAIVRVVEINVVTLLIGLISILLLIGLKRLPKVPAPLVVVALSILLVFFLRLDHLGVKIVGEVPRGLPPISLPVLSLSSIISLLPIALTISFIAFMEAISVSKAIATKEKYKIVPNQELVGIGLANVAGSFFSAYPVTGGFSRSAVNYQAGARTPLASLITAALIILTLLFFTGLFYYLPNAVLAAIIMVAVYKLIDIKEAKRLFWIRKVDGWTWMVTFAATLVLGIKVGILIGIAFSLLVFLARSAYPHIAELGFLTEENVFRNIKRYPEAKVDPDVMIFRTDASLYFANMTFLEDKLCERVGEKTETKWIILDFSGVNSIDAVAIHSLEEVMESCGKGGIEFLFAGIKGPVMDLLKKANWDKKYGDNLNYLSINQALKAIGK, from the coding sequence TTGTTTAAAAAATTTATACCTGCATTAGAGTGGATCCCCAATTATCAGAGAACAGATCTGAGAGGAGATATGTCCGCTGGCTTAATTGTAGCAGTGATGTTAATACCTCAAGGAATGGCTTATGCTATGTTAGCAGGACTTCCTCCTGTCATTGGTCTATACGCGTCTACTATTCCAATTATTGTTTATGCACTATTTGGAACGTCTCGTCAATTGGCCGTAGGACCAGTGGCAATGGACTCTCTATTAGTTTTAGCGGGTGTATCTGTTTTAGCTGAACCAGGTACAGCAGAATTTATCTCATTAACCCTCTTATTGATGTTAATGGTCGGACTTATTTTATTTTTAATGGGATTGTTCCGACTTGGCTTCCTAGTTAATTTTTTATCGAATGCGGTTATAAGTGGTTTTACATCAGCTGCCGCTATTACGATTGGACTCAGCCAATTAAAGCACTTAATTGGCGTGAATATAGTTGCAGAACAGAATGTATTCACCATTGTTTGGGAAGCAATCGTAAGAGTAGTGGAGATAAATGTCGTTACCCTTTTAATTGGCTTAATAAGTATATTGTTATTAATTGGTTTAAAACGTCTCCCTAAAGTGCCAGCCCCTCTTGTTGTTGTAGCGTTAAGCATTTTACTTGTGTTTTTCTTAAGGCTCGATCACTTAGGTGTAAAGATTGTGGGGGAAGTACCAAGAGGGCTTCCTCCAATAAGTTTACCTGTTCTTTCGCTTAGTTCAATCATCTCACTACTACCGATTGCTTTAACGATTTCATTTATTGCCTTTATGGAGGCTATCTCAGTCTCAAAAGCAATTGCTACAAAAGAAAAATATAAAATTGTACCGAATCAAGAGTTAGTCGGAATTGGATTAGCCAATGTAGCCGGATCCTTCTTTTCAGCCTATCCAGTAACAGGCGGTTTTTCGAGGTCAGCTGTTAATTATCAAGCTGGTGCTCGTACACCATTAGCTTCTCTGATTACAGCCGCATTAATTATCCTCACTTTGCTTTTTTTCACTGGGTTATTTTATTACCTTCCTAATGCAGTTTTAGCAGCGATCATTATGGTTGCTGTCTACAAGTTAATTGATATAAAGGAAGCAAAACGGTTATTTTGGATTCGAAAAGTAGACGGTTGGACTTGGATGGTCACATTTGCAGCGACTCTTGTGCTGGGAATTAAAGTAGGCATTCTGATTGGAATTGCATTTTCCTTGCTTGTGTTTCTTGCTAGAAGTGCATACCCTCATATTGCCGAGTTAGGTTTCTTAACAGAAGAGAATGTTTTTAGAAACATTAAACGTTATCCTGAGGCGAAAGTGGATCCCGATGTGATGATTTTTAGAACGGATGCTTCACTTTATTTTGCCAATATGACCTTTTTGGAGGATAAATTATGTGAGCGAGTTGGGGAAAAAACCGAAACGAAATGGATTATCCTCGATTTTTCAGGTGTCAATTCAATTGACGCTGTTGCCATTCATTCTTTAGAAGAAGTAATGGAGTCGTGTGGTAAAGGTGGAATTGAGTTTTTATTTGCAGGGATTAAAGGCCCTGTGATGGATTTATTGAAGAAGGCAAATTGGGATAAGAAATATGGCGATAATCTTAACTATTTATCCATTAACCAAGCTTTAAAAGCAATCGGAAAATAG
- a CDS encoding sulfurtransferase TusA family protein, translating into MEVTKVLDAKGLACPMPIVRTKKAMDELQSGEVLEIQATDKGAKNDLTAWANSGGHELVSDKEENGVFTFYIKKS; encoded by the coding sequence ATGGAAGTGACGAAAGTTTTAGATGCAAAAGGTCTTGCGTGTCCAATGCCTATTGTGAGAACAAAAAAGGCAATGGATGAATTACAGTCAGGTGAAGTGTTAGAGATTCAAGCTACAGATAAAGGTGCAAAAAATGACCTTACAGCATGGGCAAATTCAGGAGGGCATGAATTAGTAAGTGACAAAGAAGAGAATGGAGTCTTTACATTCTATATTAAGAAATCCTAA
- a CDS encoding MBL fold metallo-hydrolase: MTTTTAIKGINVQELTKKILNGDQIFILDVRNTGDFDDWKIEGENVHIINKPYFDLIDSLDPIMDQLPKGLPIYVICAKGGSSEFVAEQIAEAGYDHVYSIEGGMKAWSEYLEPIKIGDLTGGGTIYQFVRIGKGCLSYLVESNGEAAIIDAARMIEPYEQFISEHNLKLTHLLDTHLHADHISGGRTLAEKVGAEYHLPPKDAEEVTYSYTKLEDGNEIKVGKVLIKAIYSPGHTIGSTSFIVDDQYLLTGDILFIDSIGRPDLAGKAEDWVADLRQTLYDRYKQLADNLIVLPAHYMGINEMNKDGSVSEELGKLYKENHGLNINDENEFRKTVSENLPPQPNAYQEIREMNMGKIHPDLEEQREMEIGPNRCAVR, from the coding sequence ATGACGACAACAACGGCGATTAAAGGAATCAATGTTCAAGAGTTAACAAAAAAGATTCTTAATGGCGATCAAATTTTTATTTTAGACGTAAGAAACACAGGTGATTTTGACGATTGGAAAATTGAAGGGGAAAACGTCCATATTATTAACAAGCCTTACTTTGATCTAATTGACAGTCTTGATCCGATTATGGATCAACTGCCTAAAGGTCTGCCGATCTATGTTATTTGTGCCAAAGGAGGTTCGTCTGAATTTGTCGCTGAACAAATTGCAGAAGCTGGGTATGATCATGTTTATTCTATTGAAGGCGGAATGAAAGCTTGGAGTGAATATTTAGAGCCCATTAAAATAGGTGATTTAACAGGTGGCGGTACTATTTATCAATTTGTTCGAATTGGTAAAGGGTGTTTATCCTATTTAGTTGAATCAAACGGAGAAGCAGCTATCATTGATGCAGCACGTATGATTGAACCATATGAACAATTTATTAGCGAACATAACTTAAAGCTAACTCACCTACTAGATACGCACCTTCATGCTGATCATATTTCCGGCGGACGAACGTTAGCTGAAAAGGTAGGTGCTGAGTATCACTTACCACCAAAGGATGCTGAAGAAGTAACGTATTCATATACGAAGCTCGAAGATGGAAATGAGATCAAGGTTGGGAAAGTGTTAATCAAAGCTATTTATTCGCCGGGACATACGATAGGGAGTACGTCCTTTATTGTTGATGATCAATATCTTTTAACTGGAGACATTTTATTTATTGATTCAATTGGCCGCCCTGATTTAGCGGGAAAAGCTGAAGATTGGGTGGCAGATCTTAGACAAACCCTTTATGACCGGTACAAACAATTAGCAGATAATCTGATTGTTCTACCTGCCCACTACATGGGAATTAATGAAATGAACAAAGATGGGAGCGTATCAGAAGAATTAGGTAAGTTGTATAAAGAAAATCATGGGTTGAACATTAATGATGAAAATGAATTTAGAAAAACCGTTTCAGAAAATTTACCGCCACAACCGAACGCTTATCAGGAAATTCGAGAGATGAATATGGGCAAGATCCATCCTGATCTTGAGGAACAACGGGAGATGGAGATTGGGCCAAATCGCTGTGCAGTACGTTAA
- a CDS encoding DsrE/DsrF/DrsH-like family protein: MKMAIIAANGGMFDAYKVFNIATAAAATDAEVEIFFTFEGLNLIHKEAHKNLPMPTGTEHFQEGFKKNNVPPVDELVSMATEMGVKMIACQMTMDVMSLEKEHFIEGIDVGGAVTFLTYAKDADVTLTF, translated from the coding sequence TTGAAAATGGCAATTATCGCTGCAAATGGTGGAATGTTTGATGCTTACAAAGTTTTTAATATTGCAACAGCAGCCGCTGCTACAGATGCTGAGGTTGAAATATTTTTCACTTTTGAAGGATTAAATTTAATTCATAAAGAGGCACATAAAAATCTTCCCATGCCTACAGGTACAGAACATTTCCAAGAAGGATTTAAGAAAAACAATGTTCCACCAGTTGATGAACTTGTTTCGATGGCAACAGAAATGGGTGTAAAAATGATTGCTTGTCAAATGACAATGGATGTTATGAGTTTAGAGAAGGAACATTTTATTGAAGGAATTGATGTTGGTGGTGCCGTTACATTTTTGACGTATGCAAAAGATGCTGACGTGACCCTGACATTTTAA
- a CDS encoding sulfurtransferase TusA family protein — protein sequence MEVTVNKTLDAKGLACPMPIVKTKKEMNTLEPGQVMEIQATDKGSTADIKAWAESTGNQYLGTVEEGDTLKHYLRKASSEEEKTETKHPHVVTLDELFRKLEGDEKITILDVRESAEYAFGHIPGAVHIPLGELEERFEELDKNDEVHVVCRTGSRSDFAAQKLAEKGFNQVRNVVLGMKEWTGPTNKLH from the coding sequence TTGGAAGTAACAGTAAATAAAACGTTAGATGCAAAAGGGCTAGCATGTCCGATGCCAATTGTTAAAACAAAAAAGGAAATGAATACGCTTGAGCCTGGTCAAGTGATGGAAATCCAAGCGACTGATAAAGGTTCAACGGCTGATATAAAAGCATGGGCTGAAAGTACGGGGAATCAATATCTTGGAACGGTTGAAGAGGGAGATACGTTAAAACATTACCTTCGAAAAGCAAGTTCGGAAGAAGAAAAAACGGAAACCAAACATCCTCATGTTGTGACGCTTGACGAACTTTTTAGAAAATTAGAAGGTGATGAAAAAATCACCATTTTGGATGTAAGAGAATCTGCAGAATATGCTTTTGGTCATATTCCGGGAGCTGTTCATATTCCGTTAGGAGAGCTTGAAGAGCGCTTTGAAGAGTTAGATAAAAATGATGAAGTCCATGTTGTATGTCGCACTGGCAGCAGAAGTGATTTCGCAGCACAAAAGCTTGCTGAAAAAGGATTCAATCAAGTGAGAAATGTGGTACTTGGTATGAAAGAATGGACGGGTCCAACAAATAAACTTCATTAA
- a CDS encoding rhodanese-like domain-containing protein, giving the protein MNEGKRDSIIDVREHDEIAEGAIPGIHHIPLGELEDRLSEIDKSKEHILVCRSSARSGRAAEFLKGKGYKVKNMVGGMLDWEGDLERK; this is encoded by the coding sequence ATAAATGAAGGCAAGCGGGATAGCATCATCGACGTTCGTGAACATGATGAAATAGCAGAAGGAGCCATTCCTGGTATACACCATATCCCACTTGGAGAACTTGAGGATCGACTTAGTGAAATTGATAAAAGCAAAGAACATATCTTAGTTTGTCGATCCAGTGCTAGAAGTGGACGAGCTGCTGAATTCCTGAAAGGCAAAGGATATAAGGTGAAGAATATGGTAGGTGGAATGTTGGATTGGGAAGGTGATTTAGAAAGAAAATAA
- a CDS encoding DUF3900 domain-containing protein, translated as MDFDIQYLSFFVLQVDGQGEQADKAFKHYQTLDQASYEESTLKDFLDGELMKVAKRKVERNPKSDQVPTKIGRFIVEPGYNLDTNPNYNMFNRIRTAQTSEDFKDNSEQLVRAYMDTSAIRGGALLVLRAKFNKYFDEPFVFVLKCDFEQKVASITDEKTMIRHVERAITTKNMKSIQYPYMPEEGMLEEWELKIHQSSHARYFEDFLKFVEYHQSMPEIVKTQVIQMAQQHIAETYQEESPERQQEEEYIEAWSNTPVREMQEKWTPEQVVEASAPIIEHQPEIELKLKLDHIDVKAMLSDFGVSLHIAKVNGKYVIVIEGDSFTFEKGVSPVEFLKPEPLDEVLKKIGR; from the coding sequence ATGGATTTTGATATACAATATTTATCATTTTTTGTGTTGCAAGTTGATGGTCAAGGAGAACAAGCTGATAAAGCGTTTAAGCATTATCAAACACTCGATCAAGCTTCTTATGAAGAGAGTACACTCAAGGATTTTTTAGATGGAGAATTAATGAAAGTAGCGAAGCGTAAAGTAGAAAGGAATCCAAAGTCAGATCAAGTACCGACGAAGATTGGAAGATTTATCGTTGAACCAGGTTATAATCTTGATACAAATCCGAATTATAATATGTTCAATCGGATTCGAACAGCACAGACTTCAGAAGATTTCAAAGACAATAGCGAACAATTAGTGCGTGCCTATATGGACACAAGTGCGATAAGAGGTGGAGCGCTTCTTGTTTTAAGAGCAAAGTTTAATAAGTATTTTGATGAGCCCTTTGTATTTGTCTTAAAATGTGATTTTGAACAAAAAGTGGCCTCTATTACTGATGAGAAAACAATGATTCGTCACGTTGAAAGGGCAATAACAACGAAAAATATGAAATCAATCCAGTACCCCTACATGCCGGAAGAGGGCATGCTTGAGGAGTGGGAGTTGAAAATTCATCAATCGTCTCATGCGAGGTATTTTGAGGACTTCTTGAAGTTTGTTGAGTATCATCAATCGATGCCCGAGATTGTGAAAACACAAGTCATTCAGATGGCTCAACAGCATATTGCAGAAACGTATCAAGAGGAGAGTCCTGAGCGTCAGCAAGAAGAAGAGTACATTGAAGCATGGTCGAATACACCAGTTCGTGAGATGCAGGAAAAGTGGACGCCAGAGCAGGTAGTAGAGGCCTCTGCACCAATAATCGAGCATCAGCCGGAAATTGAATTAAAGCTCAAGCTAGACCATATTGATGTGAAGGCGATGTTATCTGATTTCGGAGTAAGTCTCCATATTGCGAAGGTGAATGGGAAGTATGTGATTGTGATTGAAGGGGATTCGTTTACGTTTGAGAAGGGTGTTTCGCCAGTGGAGTTTTTGAAACCGGAGCCTTTGGATGAGGTGCTAAAGAAGATTGGGAGGTAG
- the pssA gene encoding CDP-diacylglycerol--serine O-phosphatidyltransferase → MRITKSIPNMFTLGNLYCGFLSIGYAASGQYRNAAILILIGMMLDSMDGRLARMLKADSALGKELDSLADIVTFGVAPSFLVFYTYFYQFDLLGIMVAGLFPLFGAFRLARFNVSTNKSSLHYFVGVPITAAGGILAILTLFGDLVPNIITTVVFTALCFLMVSKIRIPSLKEIPLPKYGTIITIFLGCSLYIIYIGSYGPFPYLIYIATPLYIAFLAYRFVKGKNKKNVD, encoded by the coding sequence ATGCGTATTACGAAAAGTATTCCGAACATGTTTACATTAGGAAACCTATATTGTGGCTTTTTATCGATTGGATATGCTGCAAGTGGACAGTATAGAAATGCCGCTATATTAATATTAATTGGGATGATGCTTGACAGTATGGATGGTAGGTTAGCAAGGATGTTAAAAGCGGATAGTGCTTTAGGTAAGGAATTGGATTCATTAGCTGACATCGTAACTTTTGGAGTTGCCCCATCATTTTTAGTTTTCTATACATATTTTTATCAGTTTGATTTATTAGGGATTATGGTAGCCGGTTTATTTCCGTTATTCGGTGCTTTTAGATTGGCAAGGTTTAATGTTAGTACAAACAAATCATCTCTACATTATTTCGTGGGGGTTCCTATTACAGCAGCAGGTGGTATATTAGCTATTCTAACTTTATTTGGGGATCTTGTACCTAATATTATTACAACAGTTGTCTTTACGGCTTTGTGCTTTTTGATGGTAAGTAAGATACGCATACCAAGCCTTAAAGAAATTCCTTTACCTAAGTATGGGACCATTATAACGATTTTCCTGGGATGTTCATTATATATTATCTACATAGGTTCATATGGACCTTTTCCTTATCTTATTTATATTGCTACACCACTTTACATTGCCTTTTTGGCCTATCGATTTGTAAAAGGGAAAAATAAAAAGAATGTAGATTGA
- a CDS encoding alanyl-tRNA editing protein, with translation MNGIPVLDVQSVNGEIRHFLDRPVDELEGNQIEGVINWERRFDHMQQHAGQHILSAVLEDIFGYKTISFHLGKDLLTIDLNVEELTDIEINEVEKRANQIILNNYPIKSKWIKMSETKQYQLRKEPSVNEDIRLVMIPSIDYNPCGGTHPLSTGEVMAIKILGWERHKKMVRLLFVCGYRVLKQMNQKHTTLMELTTMLSSPEHQIPEAVKRVLDNQKELEQKVKQLENELLSREARELQNNQSPIIKIYNNRSINELKIIAQVLVRESNDASVFFASLNDKRIQIVATKGKNSLMNIKAIISQILPLINGKGGGSETFVQAGGETTLTTDEIVNLFHELLKKQQAREDCEDR, from the coding sequence GTGAATGGAATACCAGTGTTAGATGTACAAAGTGTGAATGGAGAGATAAGACATTTCCTTGATCGTCCAGTTGATGAATTGGAAGGAAACCAAATAGAAGGCGTCATTAATTGGGAAAGACGTTTCGATCATATGCAACAACATGCTGGACAGCATATACTATCCGCTGTTTTAGAAGATATTTTTGGTTATAAAACCATTAGTTTTCATCTCGGAAAAGATCTCTTAACCATTGATTTAAATGTAGAAGAGCTTACCGATATTGAAATTAATGAGGTAGAGAAGCGAGCAAATCAGATCATTTTAAACAATTATCCAATTAAGTCGAAATGGATTAAGATGTCTGAAACAAAGCAATATCAACTTCGTAAAGAACCTTCTGTTAATGAAGATATTCGCTTAGTAATGATTCCTTCAATTGATTATAACCCATGTGGTGGTACACATCCTCTTTCTACAGGGGAAGTGATGGCAATAAAGATTTTAGGTTGGGAAAGACATAAAAAAATGGTTCGCCTATTGTTTGTATGTGGTTACCGTGTATTAAAACAAATGAATCAAAAGCATACAACTCTAATGGAGTTAACGACAATGCTTTCAAGTCCTGAACATCAAATCCCAGAAGCAGTAAAGAGGGTCCTGGATAATCAAAAAGAACTTGAACAAAAAGTAAAACAGCTCGAAAATGAGTTGCTTTCTAGGGAAGCTCGTGAATTACAAAATAATCAAAGTCCAATTATTAAAATATATAATAATCGTTCAATAAATGAATTGAAAATAATTGCCCAAGTTCTCGTTAGAGAATCGAATGATGCTTCTGTATTTTTTGCTTCATTGAATGATAAGCGGATTCAAATCGTTGCAACAAAAGGAAAAAACTCTTTAATGAATATTAAAGCCATCATTTCGCAAATTCTTCCTCTCATTAATGGGAAAGGTGGAGGAAGCGAGACCTTTGTTCAAGCTGGTGGTGAGACGACTTTAACAACAGATGAAATAGTAAATTTATTTCATGAGCTACTAAAAAAGCAGCAAGCAAGAGAGGATTGTGAGGATAGGTAA